In Microbispora sp. ZYX-F-249, the following proteins share a genomic window:
- a CDS encoding LamG-like jellyroll fold domain-containing protein — MNEESHAADAESEHDPAAPEGRGTGQIWAGSVDGVASGTQASIAVPADTLADGWKIRWRARAVAGATSSAWADWQQVTVDVVQPGEEPLAQTAGPVIRTDQSFTAAAWLRWSDKDGDYTVLEQRGTQQAPFRLGNTPDHGLVFTFTSADAAHATIEGVVSDVEPPVGEWLHLTGVYDAAAHPSSLYLNGTLVEPTPGAFQPGMPTSP, encoded by the coding sequence GTGAACGAAGAGAGTCATGCGGCAGATGCCGAGAGCGAACACGATCCGGCCGCACCCGAAGGTCGGGGCACCGGCCAGATCTGGGCCGGGAGCGTGGACGGCGTCGCCTCCGGCACCCAGGCGAGCATCGCCGTCCCGGCCGACACGCTCGCCGACGGTTGGAAGATCCGCTGGCGGGCCCGCGCGGTCGCCGGCGCCACCTCCTCAGCCTGGGCGGACTGGCAGCAGGTCACCGTGGACGTCGTCCAGCCGGGCGAGGAACCCCTGGCCCAGACCGCCGGACCGGTGATCCGAACCGACCAGAGCTTCACCGCCGCCGCCTGGCTGCGCTGGAGCGACAAGGACGGCGACTACACCGTCCTCGAACAGAGAGGCACCCAGCAAGCCCCCTTCCGGCTCGGCAACACCCCCGACCACGGATTGGTGTTCACCTTCACCAGCGCCGACGCCGCCCACGCGACAATCGAGGGCGTGGTGTCCGACGTCGAACCTCCCGTGGGCGAGTGGTTGCACCTGACCGGCGTGTACGACGCCGCGGCTCACCCCTCCTCGTTGTACCTCAACGGAACCCTTGTCGAGCCGACGCCCGGAGCTTTCCAGCCTGGCATGCCGACATCGCCATGA